The Actinomycetota bacterium genomic interval TCTACCTTGAGAGACTTTAGCAAAAATCCGGCAACGTCCTCGCGAGAAATTTTCCCGCCGGCCTTAAGCGGCTGACCCGTAAGCCCGATCCTGTAATCCCCGGTGTGCAGCCCGTCGGTCAATCCCGACGGCCTGGCGATCGTCCACTCCATAGCGCTGGCCGCAATCAGAGTCTCCATCATCTCCAGGTCATCGTAGAGAGCCCGGTATGCCGTCCGTATCAGCAGTTTGTACCCGAAGGTAAGATTGCGATGAGTTCGCGCGAAAGCACCTGCGGCGCTGACCGCCGAGAGCCTCCTGATGTCGCTTTCGGCCATAGCCTGCATGATGTTGGCGATGCCCGCCGAGTAAAGATCCACCCTCGGAGCCGACCTGGTCCCAATCGCCGAGACAACCGCGTCACACCCTCGCAACGCCTCCCGAAGGGAGTCGACATCGCGCACATCGGCCTCGATGACACTTAGCCGCGGATGGGTCATCTCAAGCGATCCGATGTGCCTGACCAGCGCCACGACATCATCGCCCTGCCCGAGAGCCTGTCTCACCACATGCCTGCCTGTTCGGCCTGCAGCGCCTATGACTGCGATCCGCACTCGCTCGCCTCTCCAGCACGATGCCACCGGCGAAATACGGCGCCGGTGGCGTTCGGCTAACTTCTAGCGGACTATCTTGGTTATCGGAATCTCGAGTATGTCGTCGGCGCCTGCTGCTTTCAACTTCGGGATCAGCACGTTTACGGTGCTTTTCTCGGCCACCGTTGTGATCTCATAGCCGTCGCAGCCGTACAGGCTGTTGACTGTGGGCCGCTTCATGGCTGGCAAAACGGCAACGACGGCCTCCAGGCAGGCCCCGCTGACGTTCATCGACAACAGCACCTTCCCTCGCGCCTCTATCACGCCCAGGAGCAGCGTTCGTATCTCCTCGATAGCTTGGCGCTTGGTGGGGTCCTCCCATGCGGCCCTGTTCACGAGCAGCCTGGTCGTGGACTCCAGGATCGTGTCGACTATCTTCAGGCCGTTTTTGCGAAGTGTAGATCCTGTCTCCGTCAGATCAACAAGCGCGTCCATCATCTCGGGCACCTTGGCCTCGGTGGCGCCGTACGAGAAGAAAACCTCGACATCGATTCCGAGCCTGTCGAAATACTCCTTGGTGACCCTGGGAAACTCCGTCGTAATCCGGCTGCCCGGCTTGATGTCTCTTGCCGAGGCGATGCTGGATTCTTCCGGAACCGCTAGAACCATGCGGACCACGCCCGCGCCGGTCTTGGCGTATGGCAGATCCGCAATCTCGATTACATCCGCGCCGCTTTCCCGCACCCAATCATGACCGGAAAGGCCAATATCGAAGTAGCCGTCCTGGACGAACAACGGTATCTCCTGCGGGCGCAACACCTTTACCCGCTCGATTCTGTGATCGTCGATGGTCGGGTTGTACGCCCGGCTGGACTTGCGGATCCCAAGATCGGCCTGCGCAAATAGAAGCATCGTTTGCTCCTGCAGCGACCCTTTAGGTATTGCCAAGGAAAGCATTCGCCTTTTCTCCCTCAAATCGAGCTCACTGGTTTATGGTGATAGTTTTCGCCAACTTCATGCCATCAATGAAGTATGGCTTATCGGGGCTCTTGTCGAAATACTCCATGTCAAACTCGAATCTGTCTCTAACGCCGCGATCCGCGTGCATCACGACCAGCAAGTCCGGAGTCAACTCGACACCCGGCTCAAGCTCGACGGCTACATCGCGGCTTTCACCCTTTCCGACTCTCGTGATTCCGACTTTCGGTCCAGGCATTCCCTCCTCGGCGGTGTTGTGGACAACAACCCAGGAGTCATCGGGCGCAACGACCCTGTCAACCAGGATACTCTCCCGCTCGCCCGGCTGATCCACGACTTCAATGATCGCTCCACCTTCGGCCACAACGACCCCGAGCATCTTGCCCGAGTCCGCCCTGAATGAAAACACCGTGAGTGCGATCAGCGCCGCGGCTGCCGCTAATACTGCCGCTATCTTTATGAGTTTCCTCATTTTTTCTTCCTTTTCCTCCGAAGCTACAA includes:
- a CDS encoding NAD(P)H-binding protein; this translates as MRIAVIGAAGRTGRHVVRQALGQGDDVVALVRHIGSLEMTHPRLSVIEADVRDVDSLREALRGCDAVVSAIGTRSAPRVDLYSAGIANIMQAMAESDIRRLSAVSAAGAFARTHRNLTFGYKLLIRTAYRALYDDLEMMETLIAASAMEWTIARPSGLTDGLHTGDYRIGLTGQPLKAGGKISREDVAGFLLKSLKVDTWLRRAVTISE
- a CDS encoding ATP phosphoribosyltransferase — encoded protein: MLSLAIPKGSLQEQTMLLFAQADLGIRKSSRAYNPTIDDHRIERVKVLRPQEIPLFVQDGYFDIGLSGHDWVRESGADVIEIADLPYAKTGAGVVRMVLAVPEESSIASARDIKPGSRITTEFPRVTKEYFDRLGIDVEVFFSYGATEAKVPEMMDALVDLTETGSTLRKNGLKIVDTILESTTRLLVNRAAWEDPTKRQAIEEIRTLLLGVIEARGKVLLSMNVSGACLEAVVAVLPAMKRPTVNSLYGCDGYEITTVAEKSTVNVLIPKLKAAGADDILEIPITKIVR